A part of Lacerta agilis isolate rLacAgi1 chromosome 7, rLacAgi1.pri, whole genome shotgun sequence genomic DNA contains:
- the ENY2 gene encoding transcription and mRNA export factor ENY2, with translation MNKDAQMRASINQKLIETGERERLKELLRAKLIECGWKDQLKAHCKDVIKDKGLEHVTVDDLVAEITPKGRALVPDSVKKELLQRIRTFLAQHASL, from the exons ATGAATAAAGATGCCCAAATGAGAGCAAGCATAAACCAAAAGCTAATTGAAACGGGAGAACGAGAACG CCTTAAAGAGTTACTGAGAGCCAAATTAATTGAATGTGGCTGGAAGGACCAGCTGAAGGCACACTGCAAAG ATGTCATCAAAGACAAAGGCCTAGAGCATGTCACGGTTGACGATTTGGTGGCAGAAATTACTCCCAAAGGCAGAG CCTTGGTACCCGACAGTGTAAAGAAAGAGCTTCTACAAAGAATAAGAACATTCCTTGCTCAACACGCCAGCCTTTGA